In Sphingomonas sp. Leaf357, a single genomic region encodes these proteins:
- a CDS encoding NAD-dependent epimerase/dehydratase family protein, with the protein MTRPARRILVTGADGFIGARLVHALLADPRFAGAAIMLNDLRLSDGSEDPRLVRCEGDFGDSQTRARLIADRPDLVFHLAGLLGGAAEADYPAARRVNIDATLAFLEALRNEDAPPRVVFASSIAVFGPPLPDAIDDDTIPLPTMIYGAQKRMMEIAVEQFSARGWIDGLALRLPGIVARPGADARLKSSFLNTLFPRFAAGEAITLPVRAAGTTWLISVQACVAALLHAGTIDRDRLARRRAMTLPAQRVRFDDLVLALARRFPESGAHVDYAPDEAIELQFGSQPPLTTPLADALGFVHDGDIDVLVARAMESCA; encoded by the coding sequence GGCTGGTGCATGCGCTGCTGGCCGACCCGCGCTTCGCCGGTGCCGCGATCATGCTCAACGATCTTCGCCTGTCGGACGGTAGCGAAGATCCACGGCTCGTCCGCTGCGAGGGCGACTTCGGCGATTCGCAAACCAGGGCGCGCCTCATCGCGGATAGGCCCGATCTGGTGTTTCATCTCGCCGGCCTATTGGGCGGGGCGGCGGAGGCCGACTATCCGGCGGCACGCCGCGTCAACATCGATGCCACGCTGGCGTTTCTCGAGGCGCTACGGAACGAGGACGCGCCGCCGCGCGTGGTATTCGCGAGTTCGATCGCCGTCTTCGGCCCACCTTTGCCCGACGCGATCGACGACGACACGATCCCGTTGCCGACGATGATCTACGGCGCGCAGAAGCGCATGATGGAAATCGCCGTCGAGCAGTTCAGCGCACGCGGCTGGATCGATGGACTGGCCCTGCGCCTGCCCGGCATCGTCGCCCGGCCGGGGGCGGATGCCCGGTTGAAATCGTCCTTTCTCAACACCCTGTTCCCTCGCTTCGCCGCCGGCGAGGCGATCACGCTGCCGGTCCGGGCGGCGGGCACCACGTGGTTGATATCGGTACAGGCCTGCGTCGCGGCGCTGCTGCATGCCGGCACGATCGACCGCGACCGGCTGGCGCGGCGGCGGGCGATGACGCTGCCCGCGCAGCGCGTCCGCTTCGACGATCTCGTCTTGGCGCTCGCACGGCGCTTTCCGGAGAGCGGGGCGCACGTCGATTATGCCCCCGATGAGGCGATCGAACTGCAATTCGGCAGCCAGCCTCCGCTGACGACCCCGCTCGCCGACGCGCTGGGCTTCGTTCATGATGGCGATATCGACGTGCTGGTGGCGCGCGCCATGGAGAGCTGCGCGTGA
- a CDS encoding fumarylacetoacetate hydrolase family protein — protein sequence MKLATIADGTRDGALVIVSRDLSRAVAASDIAATLQDALDRWDEVQPALDARFEALEAGAVGGVHAFDPAAALAPLPRAWQWLDGSAFESHGDLMQAVFGLAPNPKGRPLMYQGMSDTFLAPTQDAVFPSEADGIDFEGEFGVIVDAVPLGVTADEAERHIRLVVQINDWSLRAIAPIEMKTGFGWVQAKPASSMAPVAVTPDELGAAWRDGRVDLPLIVDWNETRFGAASGYAMAYSLPELVAHAARTRALCAGTVIGTGTVSNANFREVGSSCIAERRGIELLDEGAARTPFMRFGDRVRMEARTAQGGPLFGAIDQAVVPVKP from the coding sequence GTGAAGCTAGCCACGATCGCCGACGGAACGCGCGATGGCGCGCTCGTCATCGTCTCGCGCGACCTGAGCCGCGCGGTAGCCGCAAGCGACATCGCCGCCACCTTGCAGGATGCGCTCGATCGCTGGGACGAGGTGCAACCTGCGCTGGATGCCCGGTTCGAGGCGCTCGAAGCTGGGGCCGTGGGGGGCGTGCACGCCTTCGATCCGGCGGCCGCGCTGGCACCGCTGCCGCGCGCTTGGCAATGGCTCGACGGATCGGCGTTCGAAAGCCATGGCGACCTGATGCAGGCGGTGTTCGGTCTGGCACCCAATCCCAAGGGCCGCCCGCTAATGTATCAGGGCATGTCCGATACCTTTCTCGCGCCGACCCAGGATGCGGTCTTTCCAAGCGAAGCGGACGGGATCGATTTCGAGGGCGAATTCGGCGTCATCGTCGATGCCGTACCGTTGGGCGTCACCGCCGACGAGGCCGAACGCCATATCCGCCTCGTCGTGCAGATCAACGATTGGTCGCTGCGCGCGATCGCGCCGATCGAGATGAAGACCGGCTTCGGCTGGGTGCAGGCCAAGCCCGCCAGCAGCATGGCGCCGGTGGCGGTCACGCCCGACGAACTCGGCGCGGCCTGGCGCGACGGGCGGGTCGATCTGCCGCTGATCGTCGACTGGAACGAGACGCGGTTCGGCGCGGCGTCGGGCTATGCGATGGCCTATTCGCTGCCCGAGCTTGTCGCCCATGCGGCGCGGACGCGCGCTTTGTGCGCGGGCACCGTGATCGGCACGGGCACGGTCTCGAACGCGAACTTCCGCGAGGTGGGATCGTCCTGCATCGCCGAACGGCGCGGCATCGAGCTCCTGGACGAAGGCGCCGCGCGAACCCCGTTCATGCGCTTCGGCGATCGCGTCCGGATGGAAGCCCGCACGGCACAGGGTGGTCCGCTGTTCGGGGCGATCGATCAGGCGGTGGTTCCGGTAAAACCATGA